From a region of the Hemibagrus wyckioides isolate EC202008001 linkage group LG06, SWU_Hwy_1.0, whole genome shotgun sequence genome:
- the il20ra gene encoding interleukin-20 receptor subunit alpha isoform X2, with translation MLKFLPAALCVLLSVSCLRADEERELAAPRDVHFHSVNLRNTVHWSSGTADTQGTTYTVEYAIYGDAVDVEGSEQVVWRPAQQCADITQTECDVTEQTGDIEEEYYVRVRANGREGHSEWTETDRRLRLADTVLGPPQLNISVVESKLQVKLSGPFRWRSLGKKRQSMFNIFPHMVYNISVYNNSSKRMHFLQAKKLLQHGPLEYNSEYCVRAEVLSMSLHLTSTLSDWICISTADDPFKSQMLLLMLGGILPTAICLFVLVAVGGFAYYYICGHKPRLPKSVTDIQRDAEVERKLQTFQPEKHLPTINVIIINNTNLSTGESKHSFLSSLHHGVDVPERLPLPEVRETMGGDYAAQNVQQTSAAAASCPQSRRSSLSEEYCWVHQEDRNQVAYCPNNSKVVPQCVGGISSYMAQTGITEQAQETYEEEEEIQTTFCNWDLDTSHLQLDFPLLSRFRLETSETTETQKRVTKTQMPRRPDLTSVVVKQASEEAGDDDLLLNLEKHWDLQVQSSTE, from the exons ATGCTTAAATTTTTACCAGCGGCTCTCTGTGTGCTTCTGTCAG TGTCGTGTCTACGAGCAGATGAAGAACGTGAGCTTGCTGCACCACGAGATGTTCATTTCCACTCGGTGAATCTGAGGAACACAGTGCACTGGAGCTCAGGAACAGCTGACACCCAGGGCACCACCTACACTGTGGAGTATGCAAT ATACGGAGATGCTGTGGATGTGGAAGGAAGTGAGCAGGTGGTGTGGAGGCCGGCGCAGCAGTGTGCTGATATCACACAGACGGAGTGCGACGTGACGGAACAGACCGGTGATATAGAGGAGGAGTATTACGTCAGAGTGAGAGCTAACGGGCGTGAAGGGCACTCGGAGTGGACCGAGACCGACAGACGGCTCAGACTCGCAGACA CCGTCCTGGGACCTCCGCAGCTGAACATATCTGTGGTGGAAAGCAAACTGCAGGTAAAGCTGAGCGGCCCGTTCCGATGGAGGAGTCTGGGAAAGAAGCGGCAGTCGATGTTTAACATCTTCCCTCATATGGTCTACAACATTAGCGTgtacaacaacagcagcaagcGCATG CACTTCCTGCAGGCGAAGAAGCTCCTGCAGCATGGCCCCCTGGAGTATAACTCAGAGTACTGCGTGAGGGCAGAAGTGCTGTCGATGTCCCTCCATCTGACCAGCACGCTGTCCGACTGGATCTGCATCTCCACTGCTGATG ACCCGTTTAAATCTCaaatgctgctgctgatgttaGGAGGCATCCTTCCCACtgctatctgtctgtttgttttagtCGCAGTCGGAGGTTTCGCTTATTACTACATCTGTGGTCACAAACCGAGGCTGCCCAAGAGTGTG ACGGACATTCAAAGGGATGCAGAAGTGGAAAGGAAACTCCAGACATTCCAGCCGGAGAAACATCTTCCCACCATAAACgtgatcatcatcaacaacaccaaCCTGAGCACAGGAGAATCAAAGCACAGTTTCCTCAGCTCGCTTCATCATGGTGTTGATGTTCCTGAGCGCTTGCCACTTCCTGAGGTGAGGGAAACAATGGGAGGAGATTATGCAGCACAGAACGTCCAGCAgacctcagcagcagcagcttcgTGTCCACAAAGCCGTCGCAGCTCTCTGAGTGAGGAATACTGCTGGGTACACCAGGAGGATAGGAACCAGGTCGCCTATTGCCCGAATAACTCCAAGGTGGTTCCACAATGTGTGGGCGGAATCAGCTCATACATGGCTCAGACTGGAATAACTGAACAAGCACAAGAGacatatgaagaagaagaagagatccAAACTACATTTTGTAACTGGGACCTAGATACTAGCCACCTCCAGCTGGACTTCCCTCTGCTCAGCAGGTTCAGATTGGAGACCTCAGAAACCACCGAGACGCAGAAGAGAGTAACAAAGACGCAGATGCCACGCCGCCCTGACCTCACCAGTGTAGTGGTCAAACAAGCTTCAGAGGAGGCCGGAGATGACGACCTGCTTCTGAACTTGGAGAAACACTGGGACCTGCAGGTGCAGAGCAGCACTGAGTAG
- the il20ra gene encoding interleukin-20 receptor subunit alpha isoform X1, whose protein sequence is MLKFLPAALCVLLSVSCLRADEERELAAPRDVHFHSVNLRNTVHWSSGTADTQGTTYTVEYAIYGDAVDVEGSEQVVWRPAQQCADITQTECDVTEQTGDIEEEYYVRVRANGREGHSEWTETDRRLRLADTVLGPPQLNISVVESKLQVKLSGPFRWRSLGKKRQSMFNIFPHMVYNISVYNNSSKRMQHFLQAKKLLQHGPLEYNSEYCVRAEVLSMSLHLTSTLSDWICISTADDPFKSQMLLLMLGGILPTAICLFVLVAVGGFAYYYICGHKPRLPKSVTDIQRDAEVERKLQTFQPEKHLPTINVIIINNTNLSTGESKHSFLSSLHHGVDVPERLPLPEVRETMGGDYAAQNVQQTSAAAASCPQSRRSSLSEEYCWVHQEDRNQVAYCPNNSKVVPQCVGGISSYMAQTGITEQAQETYEEEEEIQTTFCNWDLDTSHLQLDFPLLSRFRLETSETTETQKRVTKTQMPRRPDLTSVVVKQASEEAGDDDLLLNLEKHWDLQVQSSTE, encoded by the exons ATGCTTAAATTTTTACCAGCGGCTCTCTGTGTGCTTCTGTCAG TGTCGTGTCTACGAGCAGATGAAGAACGTGAGCTTGCTGCACCACGAGATGTTCATTTCCACTCGGTGAATCTGAGGAACACAGTGCACTGGAGCTCAGGAACAGCTGACACCCAGGGCACCACCTACACTGTGGAGTATGCAAT ATACGGAGATGCTGTGGATGTGGAAGGAAGTGAGCAGGTGGTGTGGAGGCCGGCGCAGCAGTGTGCTGATATCACACAGACGGAGTGCGACGTGACGGAACAGACCGGTGATATAGAGGAGGAGTATTACGTCAGAGTGAGAGCTAACGGGCGTGAAGGGCACTCGGAGTGGACCGAGACCGACAGACGGCTCAGACTCGCAGACA CCGTCCTGGGACCTCCGCAGCTGAACATATCTGTGGTGGAAAGCAAACTGCAGGTAAAGCTGAGCGGCCCGTTCCGATGGAGGAGTCTGGGAAAGAAGCGGCAGTCGATGTTTAACATCTTCCCTCATATGGTCTACAACATTAGCGTgtacaacaacagcagcaagcGCATG CAGCACTTCCTGCAGGCGAAGAAGCTCCTGCAGCATGGCCCCCTGGAGTATAACTCAGAGTACTGCGTGAGGGCAGAAGTGCTGTCGATGTCCCTCCATCTGACCAGCACGCTGTCCGACTGGATCTGCATCTCCACTGCTGATG ACCCGTTTAAATCTCaaatgctgctgctgatgttaGGAGGCATCCTTCCCACtgctatctgtctgtttgttttagtCGCAGTCGGAGGTTTCGCTTATTACTACATCTGTGGTCACAAACCGAGGCTGCCCAAGAGTGTG ACGGACATTCAAAGGGATGCAGAAGTGGAAAGGAAACTCCAGACATTCCAGCCGGAGAAACATCTTCCCACCATAAACgtgatcatcatcaacaacaccaaCCTGAGCACAGGAGAATCAAAGCACAGTTTCCTCAGCTCGCTTCATCATGGTGTTGATGTTCCTGAGCGCTTGCCACTTCCTGAGGTGAGGGAAACAATGGGAGGAGATTATGCAGCACAGAACGTCCAGCAgacctcagcagcagcagcttcgTGTCCACAAAGCCGTCGCAGCTCTCTGAGTGAGGAATACTGCTGGGTACACCAGGAGGATAGGAACCAGGTCGCCTATTGCCCGAATAACTCCAAGGTGGTTCCACAATGTGTGGGCGGAATCAGCTCATACATGGCTCAGACTGGAATAACTGAACAAGCACAAGAGacatatgaagaagaagaagagatccAAACTACATTTTGTAACTGGGACCTAGATACTAGCCACCTCCAGCTGGACTTCCCTCTGCTCAGCAGGTTCAGATTGGAGACCTCAGAAACCACCGAGACGCAGAAGAGAGTAACAAAGACGCAGATGCCACGCCGCCCTGACCTCACCAGTGTAGTGGTCAAACAAGCTTCAGAGGAGGCCGGAGATGACGACCTGCTTCTGAACTTGGAGAAACACTGGGACCTGCAGGTGCAGAGCAGCACTGAGTAG
- the LOC131355200 gene encoding tripartite motif-containing protein 16-like: MSEASISVDQDQFSCPVCLDLLKDPVTTPCGHSFCKVCINGHWDQEDQSGVYSCPQCRDTFTPRPVLRRNNMLAEVVEKLKKTEDQAASPAHCYAGPGDVECDFCTGRKHKAVKSCLICVASFCETHLKPHYLSPAFMKHTLTEASAKLQEKICSEHDKLMEIYCRTDQTCICYMCTMDKHKGHDTVTATAERVEKQSELKEEQMKFQQRIQEKQKKVQELKQTVNTIKLSAQTAVDDSERIFTELISSMEKKRSEVTELIRAQEKAELSRAERLLEQLEQEIADLQRRVTELEQLSHTHDHIHFLQALASGRQSRLLDRPEFDTSSITVPQHLSFDGVRNSLSDLKKRLEEFCEEEFNKIPPHAAAVQIISPSEPQSREEFLKYFCYLTLDPNTTHRLLILSKKNRLVTGSKRNQQYSDHPERFDSWSQVLCKESVCGRCYWEVEWSGDVSISVSYKDISRKGLGDDCFFGRNNQSWSLQCSSSSLAFYHNNIKTDLEVPSSSRIGVYVDHSAGTLSFYSVSDTMKLLHKVHTTFIQPLYAGFGFIWLSGFISVRLCDPK, encoded by the exons ATGTCTGAGGCCAGTATTTCAGTAGATCAGGATCAGTTcagctgtccagtgtgtctggatctcctgaaggatCCGGTGACTACCccctgtggtcacagtttctgtaaggtgtgtattaatggtcactgggatcaggaggatcagaGTGGAGTCTAtagctgtcctcagtgcagagacactttcactccaaggcctgttctacgcagaaacaacatgctggctgaagtggtggagaaactgaagaagactgaagaccaagctgcttctcctgctcactgttacgctggacctggagatgtggagtgtgatttctgcaccgggagaaaacacaaagctgtcAAGTCCTGTCTGATCTGTGTGGCTTCTTTTTGTGAAACTCATCTCAAACCTCACTATCTATCTCCTGCTTTTATGAAACACACATTAACGGAAGCCTCAGCAAAACTacaagagaagatctgctctgaacatgacAAGCTGATGGAGATTTACTGCCGTACTGATCAAACCTGCATCTGTTATATGTGTACTATGGATAAACACAAAGGACATGACACCGTCACAGCCACAGCAGAAAGAGTTGAGAAACAG AGTGAGTTAAAGGAGGAGcagatgaaattccagcagagaatccaggagaagcagaagaaggtgcaggagctgaaacagactgtgaacactataaag ctcagtgcacagacagcagtagatgacagtgagaggatctttactgagctgatcagctccatggagaaaaagcgctcggaggtgacggagctgatcagagctcaggagaaggctgaactgagtcgagctgaacgactcctggagcaactggagcaggagattgctgatcttcagaggagagtcactgagctggagcagctttcacacacacacgatcacatccatttcctccag GCTTTAGCTTCTGGACGTCAATCTCGTCTATTAGACAGACCAGAGTTTGACACATCCAGCATCACTGTCCCTCAACATCTGtcatttgatggagtgaggaattctctctcagatctgaagaagagactggaggaattctgtgaggaggaattcaacaaaatccctccacatg ctgcagcagttcagatcatttcaccatcagagccacagagcagagaagagtttctgaaat atttctgttatctgactctggatcccaacACTACACATCGTTTACTCATTTTGTCAAAGAAGAACAGACTGGTCACAGGCAGTAAGAGAAATCAGCagtactctgatcatccagagagatttgactcctggtctcaggtgttgtgtaaggagagtgtgtgtggacgctgttactgggaggtggaatggagtggtgatgtctccatatcagtctcatataaagacatcagcaggaaaggacTGGGTGATGACTGTTTCTTTGGACGCAACaatcagtcctggagtctgcAATGTTCTTCATCTTCTCTCGCTTTCTATCACAACAACATTAAGACTGATCTTGAAGTTCCATCATCCTCCAGAATTGGagtttatgtggatcacagtgcaggaactctgtccttctacagtgtctctgacaccatgaagctcctccacaaagtccacaccacattcatcCAGCCTCTATATGCTGGATTTGGGTTTATCTGGCTGTCTGGTTTTATATCTGTGAGACTGTGTGATCCaaaataa
- the LOC131355198 gene encoding tripartite motif-containing protein 16-like: MAEASILVDQNQFVCPVCLDLLKDPVTIPCGHSYCKVCINGHWNLEDQKGVYSCPQCRDTFTPRPVLHRNNMLAEVVEKLKKKTEEVQAASPAHCYAGPGDVECDFCTGRKHKAVKSCLICVASFCETHLKPHYLSPAFMKHTLTEASANLQEKICSEHDKLMEIYCRTDQTCICYMCTMDKHKGHDTVTATAERAEKQSELKEDQMKFQQRIQEKQKKVQELKQTVNTIKLSAQTAVDDSERIFTELISSMEKKRSEVTELIRAQEKAELSRAERLLDQLEQEIADLQRRVTELEQLSHTHDHIHFLQALASGRQSRLLDRPDFDTSSITVPQHLSFDGVRNSLSDLKKILEEFCEEEFNKILPHAAAVQIISPPEPQSREEFLKYFCYLTLDPNTTHPNLILSEKNRAVRYSEREQQYSDHPERFDSWSQVLCKESVCGRCYWEVEWSGDVGVFISVSYKDISRKGWGYECLFGFNNQSWSLECSSSSLSFYHNNIKTDLRVPSPSRIGVYVDHSAGTLSFYSISYTMKLLHRVHTTFTQPLYAGFRLGWWSGSPSVRLCDPE, encoded by the exons ATGGCTGAGGCCAGTATTTTAGTCGATCAGAATCAGTTcgtctgtccagtgtgtctggatctcctgaaggatccggtgactatcccctgtggtcacagttactgtaaggtgtgtattaatggtcACTGGAATCTGGAGGATCAGAAGGGAGTCtacagctgtcctcagtgcagagacactttcactccaaggcctgttcttcacagaaacaacatgctggctgaagtggtggagaaactgaagaagaagactgaagaagtccaagctgcttctcctgctcactgttacgctggacctggagatgtggagtgtgatttctgcaccgggagaaaacacaaagctgtcAAGTCCTGTCTGATCTGTGTGGCTTCATTTTGTGAAACTCATCTCAAACCTCACTATCTATCTCCTGCTTTTatgaaacacacattaacagaaGCCTCAGCAAATCTacaagagaagatctgctctgaacatgacAAGCTGATGGAGATTTACTGCCGTACTGATCAAACCTGCATCTGTTATATGTGTACTATGGATAAACACAAAGGACATGACACCGTCACAGCCACAGCAGAAAGAGCTGAGAAACAG agtgagttaaaggaggatcagatgaaattccagcagagaatccaggagaagcagaagaaggtgcaggagctgaaacagactgtgaacactataaag ctcagtgcacagacagcagtagatgacagtgagaggatctttactgagctgatcagctccatggagaaaaagcgttcggaggtgacggagctgatcagagctcaggagaaggctgaactgagtcgagctgaacgactcctggatcaactggagcaggagattgctgatcttcagaggagagtcactgagctggagcagctttcacacacacacgatcacatccatttcctccag GCTTTAGCTTCTGGACGTCAATCTCGTCTATTAGACAGACCAGACTTTGACACATCCAGCATCACTGTCCCTCAACATCTGtcatttgatggagtgaggaattctctctcagatctgaagAAGATACTGGAGGAATTCTGTGAGGaggaattcaacaaaatccttccacatg ctgcagcagttcagatcatttcaccaccagagccacagagcagagaagagtttctgaaat atttctgttatctgactctggatcccaacACGACACATCCTaacctcattctgtctgagaagaacagagcggtgagatacagtgagagagagcagcagtactctgatcatccagagagatttgactcctggtctcaggtgttgtgtaaggagagtgtgtgtggacgctgttactgggaggtggagtggagcggTGATGTTGGTGTGTTcatatcagtctcatataaagacattAGCAGGAAAGGATGGGGTTATGAGTGTTTGTTTGGATTCAACaatcagtcctggagtctggagtgttcttcttcttctctctctttctatcacaacaacattaagactgatctcagagttccatcaccctccagaataggagtttatgtggatcacagtgcaggaactctgtccttctacagcatCTCTtacaccatgaagctcctccacagagtccacaccacattcactcagcccCTATATGCTGGGTTTAGGCTTGGCTGGTGGTCTGGTTCTCCatctgtgagattgtgtgatccagaataa